Genomic DNA from Chthonomonadales bacterium:
TCGGGATCTCGTCGACGGCGCGCACCGGGTCGCGGTAGAGGCGCAGCGTCGCCTCAAGGCCGGCCAGCACCAGCTTGTCCGGCCGCATCGCGCGCGCCAGCGGGTGGCGGCTCAGCCGCTCGACGATCTCCTCGCACCCCAGAACGATCCCGCCCTGTGGCCCGCCAAGCAGCTTGTCGCCGCTCGCCGTCACGACGTCGCAGCGCGAAGCCACCGCGTCGCGCAGCGTCGTCACCCTCGCCAGGCCCGGCCCCAGATCGGCGATGAGCGCACCGCTGCCCATGTCGTCCGCCACCGAAACGCCGCGCGCCCGGCCGAGCGCCGCCAGATCGGCGGACGGCGTTGCCGCCGTGAAGCCGATGACCCGGAAGTTGCTGGGCCGGCATCGGAGCAGCAGCCCGGTGCGCTCCGTGATGGCCTCCTCGTAGTCACGCAGGTAGGTGCGGTTGGTCGTGCCGACCTCGACGAGCACCGCGCCGGCCGCTCGCACGATGTCCGGCATACGAAAGGCGCCGCCGATCTCCACGAGTTCCCCCCGCGAGATGACGACCTCGCGGCCGGCGGCGAGGCCCGCCACGACGAGTAGCACGGCGGCCGCGTTGTTGTTGACGACGAGCGCGCTCTCGGCGCCGGTGAGCTCGCGCAGCAGGTCGCGGACGTGCGCCTGGCGTGAGCCGCGGGCGCCCGTCTCCGCGTCGGACTCCAGCACGGCATGATCGCGCGCCGCCCGCGCGACGGCCCGCTCGGCCGATGGGGCAAGGCGGCTACGCCCGAGCCCGGTGTGGAGCACGATGCCCGTGGCGTTGATCGCCCGGCGCAGCGTCGCCTGCCCGGACGCCTCGGCGAGCGCGGCGGCGCGCCGCGCGAGACAACTCACGTCG
This window encodes:
- a CDS encoding L-seryl-tRNA(Sec) selenium transferase gives rise to the protein MPAVARLLEHDAMVALAGRVPRVSLVAGAREALSRARADIGKGAPVPDVSCLARRAAALAEASGQATLRRAINATGIVLHTGLGRSRLAPSAERAVARAARDHAVLESDAETGARGSRQAHVRDLLRELTGAESALVVNNNAAAVLLVVAGLAAGREVVISRGELVEIGGAFRMPDIVRAAGAVLVEVGTTNRTYLRDYEEAITERTGLLLRCRPSNFRVIGFTAATPSADLAALGRARGVSVADDMGSGALIADLGPGLARVTTLRDAVASRCDVVTASGDKLLGGPQGGIVLGCEEIVERLSRHPLARAMRPDKLVLAGLEATLRLYRDPVRAVDEIPTLRYLRRDEAELRALARRLAARIRRSSGGRVQCEVVRGHSEVGGGAFPCDELPTWCVSIGSVGEVSSEKLAWRLRRGEPAVFGRVHAGRLLLDPRALDEGEIADTAAAVTAATDERYDG